One Streptomyces sp. RPA4-2 genomic window carries:
- a CDS encoding DUF2637 domain-containing protein yields the protein MNRWGKGLLVLALVVVVAMAFRVSWNALRDIATAIGADDTAATLYPFVVDGLMALALVATLVLTDQARTFALRVLGTYTAASLVLNYVHGLIPKLHGATVDWGRLADWDPANYALVLLATSLPVGSIYFGSDLVAKVLHHRPTPTTEPIPAPVANAEKSTETVSKRSTADLAESTPAPVATAPLRMPDPVTVPFEKSTLPLKPVPTPTAPIPTTPIERRSVAAAESTRPRRATGRVPAVARSSRPKRTPDQLLDEARRVTADWPDAKLTAEGIRLAVHTSPVNARTLRDTLRGERAAKAAV from the coding sequence ATGAACCGGTGGGGCAAGGGCCTGTTAGTCCTCGCTCTGGTGGTCGTGGTCGCCATGGCGTTCCGGGTGTCCTGGAACGCGCTGCGGGACATTGCCACCGCGATCGGCGCGGATGACACGGCCGCGACGCTCTACCCGTTCGTGGTCGACGGCCTGATGGCCCTGGCCCTGGTCGCGACTCTGGTCCTGACTGACCAGGCAAGGACGTTCGCGTTGCGGGTCCTGGGTACCTACACCGCCGCTTCGCTGGTCCTCAACTACGTCCACGGACTCATCCCCAAGCTGCACGGTGCCACGGTCGACTGGGGACGGCTCGCCGACTGGGACCCCGCCAACTACGCCCTCGTCCTGCTAGCCACCTCGCTTCCGGTCGGGTCGATCTACTTCGGCTCCGATCTGGTCGCCAAGGTCCTCCACCACCGCCCCACCCCGACCACGGAGCCGATTCCGGCCCCGGTCGCGAATGCGGAGAAATCTACCGAGACCGTGAGCAAACGGTCTACGGCTGACCTCGCAGAATCGACCCCCGCCCCGGTCGCTACGGCGCCCCTACGGATGCCCGATCCCGTGACCGTTCCGTTCGAGAAGTCGACGCTCCCCCTCAAGCCCGTCCCGACTCCCACCGCCCCGATTCCCACAACGCCAATCGAGCGGCGGTCGGTGGCTGCTGCGGAGTCGACCCGCCCTCGTCGGGCGACCGGTCGGGTCCCCGCAGTCGCTCGATCGAGCCGGCCGAAGCGCACCCCGGATCAACTGCTCGATGAGGCACGGCGCGTCACCGCCGACTGGCCGGACGCGAAGCTCACCGCCGAAGGAATCCGCCTCGCGGTCCACACCTCACCGGTCAACGCCCGGACGCTGCGGGACACCCTGCGCGGCGAGCGGGCCGCTAAGGCGGCCGTCTGA
- a CDS encoding DUF6284 family protein has translation MNPIVTVQEAVTAFADWNEPTDAELDAIEQEMPLILADVDLIDAQIIAMDHTPNEVDTRRVRRALARVLTEYRVIANRTTDAVGGAA, from the coding sequence ATGAACCCCATCGTCACTGTTCAGGAAGCCGTTACCGCGTTCGCCGACTGGAACGAACCCACGGATGCGGAACTGGACGCCATCGAGCAGGAGATGCCGCTGATCCTGGCGGACGTCGACCTGATCGACGCGCAGATCATCGCCATGGACCACACCCCGAACGAGGTCGACACCCGCCGCGTCCGCCGGGCCCTGGCCCGGGTCCTCACCGAGTACCGCGTCATCGCCAACCGCACCACCGACGCAGTCGGCGGCGCGGCATGA
- a CDS encoding GntR family transcriptional regulator → MTKAQEIAYDLREQIVSGGLRGGEALPSESKMMTEYGYSRETVRAGVRLLIEEGLVVTGQGQGKYVREDYPPVVWNWTTLESRSRHATAVEGRTAGDQWASAVAEDGKAPRQEITVSIVEPPPHVRECLELPVEGLAVARKRIRYIDNRPYALADSYFPQDLVTGTPLMEPRDVSAPGGILASVGLVQVKYRDEISVRMPTRREAELLALPAATPVAEHTRTGYDADSRPLRCMVTILPGDRHKILYEVSTD, encoded by the coding sequence ATGACCAAGGCACAGGAAATCGCCTATGACCTGCGCGAACAGATCGTGTCCGGAGGGCTGAGGGGCGGAGAGGCCCTGCCCAGCGAGTCAAAGATGATGACCGAGTACGGCTACAGCCGTGAGACGGTCCGCGCCGGCGTCCGCCTCTTGATCGAGGAAGGCTTGGTCGTCACAGGCCAGGGCCAGGGGAAGTACGTCCGCGAGGACTACCCACCCGTCGTGTGGAACTGGACGACGCTGGAAAGCCGCAGTCGTCATGCCACCGCCGTGGAAGGACGGACCGCAGGCGACCAATGGGCAAGCGCGGTCGCGGAGGACGGGAAAGCCCCCCGGCAAGAGATCACGGTGTCAATCGTGGAGCCCCCGCCGCACGTTCGCGAGTGCCTCGAACTCCCCGTAGAGGGTTTGGCCGTGGCTCGGAAGCGAATCCGGTACATAGACAATCGGCCCTACGCCCTCGCCGACTCGTACTTCCCTCAGGATCTCGTGACCGGTACACCTCTGATGGAGCCTCGCGACGTCTCTGCACCGGGCGGCATCTTGGCTTCGGTCGGACTCGTGCAGGTCAAGTACAGGGACGAAATCTCAGTCCGCATGCCAACGCGACGGGAGGCGGAACTTCTTGCCCTACCTGCGGCAACGCCCGTCGCAGAGCACACCAGAACCGGCTATGACGCGGACAGTCGCCCACTCCGCTGCATGGTCACAATCCTCCCCGGAGACAGGCACAAGATCCTCTATGAAGTCAGCACGGACTGA
- a CDS encoding N-acetyltransferase, with amino-acid sequence MTLRSEAEGWLRTKGTDQWSDPETGERAITKWHANIDEGRAWVVVGEHDKVLATVSRGAVDRDFWTNADRPESALYLYKLIVAREAAGRHLGTRIIDWMSRLAALEGRTWVRIDTWRTNTGLHSYYERLGFEHVRTEAPPHRRSGWLAQRPAGDIALPHDLLSVTPDTGERRNATGIPKGHTGAEMPGQREAAPSQFPSHSPSSADVHGGARTGQEYRNERG; translated from the coding sequence ATGACTCTGCGGTCAGAGGCAGAGGGATGGTTGCGCACGAAAGGCACCGACCAGTGGAGCGACCCCGAGACTGGTGAGCGAGCGATTACCAAATGGCACGCCAACATAGACGAGGGACGTGCCTGGGTTGTGGTCGGCGAGCACGACAAAGTGCTGGCGACAGTCAGTCGGGGTGCCGTTGATCGGGATTTCTGGACAAACGCTGATCGCCCCGAGTCGGCCCTCTACCTCTACAAGTTGATCGTTGCCCGCGAGGCGGCAGGCCGGCATCTCGGCACCCGAATCATCGACTGGATGTCTCGCCTGGCAGCCTTGGAAGGTCGAACGTGGGTTCGCATCGACACGTGGCGAACAAACACGGGCCTGCACTCCTACTACGAGCGTCTGGGCTTCGAGCACGTACGCACGGAAGCACCCCCTCACAGACGTTCGGGATGGCTTGCTCAACGGCCCGCGGGGGATATCGCGCTGCCTCACGACCTGCTCTCGGTGACTCCGGACACGGGTGAGCGCCGCAACGCGACCGGGATTCCCAAGGGCCACACGGGGGCTGAAATGCCTGGCCAGCGAGAGGCGGCCCCGTCTCAGTTTCCGTCTCATTCACCCTCGTCCGCAGATGTCCACGGCGGTGCACGCACCGGGCAGGAGTACAGGAATGAACGAGGCTGA
- a CDS encoding Dabb family protein: MIRHLVLFKLNEGVERDDPRVVEGVAAFRALGDLIPDLRFWECDWNITDRPIAYDFAINSAVDDADALQRYLEHPAHQAGVALWREFATWVIADYPF, from the coding sequence GTGATCCGCCATCTGGTCCTCTTCAAGCTCAACGAGGGCGTCGAGCGCGACGACCCGCGGGTCGTCGAGGGCGTGGCCGCCTTCCGCGCGCTCGGCGACCTGATCCCCGATCTGCGGTTCTGGGAATGCGACTGGAACATCACCGACCGGCCCATCGCGTACGACTTCGCGATCAACTCCGCGGTCGACGACGCGGACGCCCTGCAGCGGTACTTGGAGCATCCGGCGCATCAGGCGGGCGTCGCGCTGTGGCGCGAGTTCGCGACCTGGGTGATCGCCGACTACCCGTTCTGA
- a CDS encoding RNA polymerase sigma factor SigF — protein MTVPASTAPQAPPQEPTAPLERAPLHEQAPPQERAPLQEQPAPPQERAQVLEQPSPLEDRAPEQERAPEEEQAPFPAAAPERRRGADTRALTQVLFGRLKTLEPGTAEHDRVRGALIEANLPLVRYAAARFRSRNEPMEDVVQVGTIGLINAIDRFDPERGVQFPTFAMPTVVGEIKRYFRDNVRTVHVPRRLHELWVQVNSATEDLTTAFGRTPTTAEIAERLRITEEEVLSCIEAGRSYHATSLEAAQEGDGLPGLLDRLGYEDPALDGVEHRDLVRHLLVQLPEREQRILLLRYYSNLTQSQISAELGVSQMHVSRLLARSFARLRSANRIEA, from the coding sequence TTGACCGTGCCGGCCAGTACTGCGCCTCAAGCACCGCCCCAGGAACCGACGGCGCCTCTGGAGCGGGCTCCGCTCCACGAACAGGCGCCTCCCCAGGAGCGGGCACCCCTCCAGGAACAGCCGGCACCTCCCCAGGAGCGGGCCCAGGTCCTGGAACAGCCGTCACCGCTCGAGGACCGGGCCCCGGAGCAGGAGCGCGCTCCTGAGGAGGAGCAGGCCCCGTTCCCGGCAGCCGCCCCCGAGCGCCGCCGCGGTGCCGACACCCGGGCCCTCACCCAGGTGCTCTTCGGCCGCCTCAAGACGCTGGAGCCGGGCACCGCGGAGCACGACCGCGTGCGCGGGGCGCTCATCGAGGCGAACCTGCCGCTCGTCCGCTACGCCGCCGCCCGCTTCCGCAGCCGCAACGAGCCCATGGAGGACGTGGTCCAGGTCGGGACCATCGGCCTCATCAACGCGATCGACCGCTTCGACCCGGAGCGGGGTGTGCAGTTCCCGACCTTCGCGATGCCGACGGTCGTCGGCGAGATCAAGCGGTACTTCCGCGACAACGTCCGCACCGTCCACGTACCCCGTCGGCTGCACGAGCTGTGGGTGCAGGTGAACAGCGCCACCGAGGACCTGACGACGGCCTTCGGGCGCACGCCCACGACCGCCGAGATCGCCGAGCGGCTGCGCATCACCGAGGAGGAGGTGCTGTCCTGCATCGAGGCCGGGCGCTCGTACCACGCGACCTCCCTGGAGGCGGCCCAGGAGGGCGACGGGCTGCCGGGACTGCTCGACCGGCTCGGCTACGAGGACCCCGCGCTCGACGGGGTGGAACACCGCGACCTCGTACGCCACCTGCTCGTGCAACTGCCCGAACGCGAACAGCGGATCCTTCTGCTGCGCTACTACAGCAATCTGACGCAGTCACAGATCAGCGCCGAGCTGGGTGTTTCCCAGATGCATGTGTCAAGGCTCCTCGCCCGCAGCTTCGCCCGACTTCGATCCGCAAACAGGATCGAGGCGTAA
- a CDS encoding RNA polymerase sigma factor SigF — protein MSADQGSSKVLTLTKSDSEPDALHAVGVDVVDVVDTVDVSALPAPDAVPAAPAVQAAPTSEAIDTRTLSRSLFLRLAALGENSPERGYVRDTLIELNLPLVRYAAARFRSRNEPMEDIVQVGTIGLIKAIDRFDCERGVEFPTFAMPTVVGEIKRFFRDTSWSVRVPRRLQELRLALTKASDELSQKLDRSPTVAELASVLGVSEEDVVDGLAVGNAYTASSLDSPAPEDDGGEGSLADRLGYEDTALEGVEYRESLKPLLAKLPPRERRIIMLRFFANMTQSQIGEEVGISQMHVSRLLTRTLAQLREGLISD, from the coding sequence ATGTCCGCAGACCAGGGCAGCTCGAAGGTGCTCACGCTCACGAAGAGCGACTCGGAGCCCGACGCGCTTCACGCAGTCGGCGTCGACGTCGTCGACGTCGTCGATACGGTCGACGTATCGGCCCTTCCGGCCCCGGACGCCGTCCCGGCCGCTCCGGCCGTCCAGGCCGCTCCGACCTCGGAAGCCATCGACACCCGCACCCTGTCCCGCTCCCTGTTCCTGCGGCTCGCCGCACTCGGTGAGAACAGCCCGGAGCGCGGCTACGTACGGGACACACTCATCGAGCTGAACCTCCCGCTCGTCCGGTACGCGGCGGCCCGCTTCCGCTCCCGCAACGAGCCGATGGAGGACATCGTCCAGGTCGGCACCATCGGCCTGATCAAGGCGATCGACCGCTTCGACTGCGAACGCGGGGTGGAGTTCCCGACGTTCGCGATGCCCACCGTCGTGGGCGAGATCAAGCGCTTCTTCCGCGACACGTCGTGGTCGGTCCGGGTACCGCGCCGCCTCCAGGAGCTGCGGCTCGCCCTCACCAAGGCCAGCGACGAGCTCTCCCAGAAGCTCGACCGCTCCCCGACGGTCGCCGAACTCGCCTCCGTACTGGGCGTGTCCGAGGAGGACGTGGTCGACGGCCTGGCCGTGGGCAACGCGTACACGGCGTCCTCGCTGGACTCTCCGGCCCCCGAGGACGACGGCGGCGAGGGCTCCCTCGCGGACCGCCTCGGCTACGAGGACACGGCCCTGGAGGGCGTCGAGTACCGCGAGTCGCTGAAGCCGCTGCTCGCCAAGCTCCCGCCCCGCGAGCGCCGCATCATCATGCTGCGCTTCTTCGCGAACATGACCCAGTCGCAGATCGGCGAGGAGGTCGGCATCTCCCAGATGCACGTCTCCCGGCTGCTCACCCGGACCCTCGCCCAGCTGCGCGAAGGACTCATCTCCGACTGA
- a CDS encoding MarR family winged helix-turn-helix transcriptional regulator — MAERAQYEELARQLSAIGAVKRELARILPHDCPAGSAAVLTLLGRHGDMRMSKLAELLAVDMSVTSRHVAHVADRGWIERLPDPADKRSRILRLTGAGLARLDELSQRSSQLFADRLSDWSDQEVGLLSNLMGRLRESFGDCRATQRPPCPPEVQAVHATEPTTTRTPA, encoded by the coding sequence ATGGCCGAGCGGGCGCAGTACGAGGAGTTGGCTCGTCAGCTCAGTGCCATCGGCGCCGTGAAGAGGGAGCTGGCGCGGATCCTGCCGCACGACTGCCCGGCGGGTTCCGCCGCCGTGCTGACGCTGCTGGGCCGCCACGGCGACATGCGGATGAGCAAGCTCGCCGAGCTGCTCGCCGTGGACATGTCCGTGACCAGCCGCCATGTCGCGCACGTCGCCGACCGGGGCTGGATCGAACGCCTCCCCGACCCGGCCGACAAGCGCTCGCGCATCCTGCGTCTCACCGGCGCCGGGCTCGCGCGGCTCGACGAGCTCTCCCAGCGCTCCTCGCAGCTCTTCGCCGACCGGCTCAGCGACTGGTCCGACCAGGAGGTCGGGCTGCTCAGCAACCTGATGGGCCGGCTGCGCGAGAGCTTCGGCGACTGCCGCGCCACCCAGCGGCCCCCCTGTCCCCCTGAAGTACAGGCAGTTCACGCAACAGAACCGACCACCACCCGTACACCCGCGTAA
- a CDS encoding MFS transporter — MATTTPAGVRAHAKHGGGSSDGAPMTHRQIMEALSGLLLGMFVAILSSTIVTNALPEIVGDLGGGQSAYTWVVTAALLSMTAATPLWGKLSDLYSKKALVQIALIIYVLGSAAAGLSQNAGMLIACRVVQGIGVGGLSALAQIVMAAMISPRERGRYSGYLGATFAVATVGGPLLGGVITDTSWLGWRWCFYVGVPFAVIALIVLQKTLHLPVVKREVKVDWGGAFFISAAVSLLLVWVTFAGDKYDWMSWQTAAMVGGAILLGAVFVLVESKASEPIIPLRLFRNRTITLSSLASLFVGVAMFTGTVFFSQYFQLARDKSPTMSGVMTIPMIGGLFVASTVSGQVITKTGRWKYWLVSGGALITAGLGLLGTIRYDTTYWHVAIFMALLGLGIGMTMQNLVLSTQNQVAPSDLGSASSTVTFFRSLGGAIGVSALGAIMSTRITDYVKDGLAGLDPKYAAAAASSGTGTIPDMDALPAPLRTLLESAYGHGIADVFMIASVLALLAFFVMLFIKEVPLRTSGALAQAAQAAQADAGVPAVAAEQEAPGRAVPATNALTNTSADTEPAPEGTQRLAAVATATRESAPAPAGGIPVRGHVRGAESAPVPRAAVTLISLAGRQLGRSVAQADGSYAVDAPGTGSYVLIASADGFQPQASTIVVNGEPVAYDILLSGTSGLSGLVRAAITGTPVKDAMVIVTDVRGDVLATGTTGEQGEFAFAELVPGPVTVAVNAAGHRPQALPVEVGGAGVTRVEVELRAGAELQGVVRAPGGPLPDARVTLVDAAGNVIGTARTGTDGAYAFTDLDGGEYTVIATGYPPVATALTVGGRGVDDHDIELAHPGE, encoded by the coding sequence ATGGCAACGACCACACCAGCCGGTGTGCGGGCTCACGCCAAGCACGGAGGTGGGTCCTCCGACGGCGCTCCGATGACACACCGGCAGATCATGGAGGCGCTCTCCGGGCTGCTCCTCGGCATGTTCGTCGCGATCCTGTCGTCGACGATCGTCACCAACGCCCTGCCCGAGATCGTCGGCGACCTGGGCGGCGGCCAGTCCGCCTACACCTGGGTCGTCACCGCCGCGCTGCTCTCCATGACCGCGGCCACGCCCCTGTGGGGCAAGCTCTCCGACCTGTACAGCAAGAAGGCGCTCGTACAGATAGCCCTGATCATCTACGTCCTCGGATCCGCCGCCGCGGGTCTGTCGCAGAACGCCGGCATGCTGATCGCCTGCCGCGTGGTCCAGGGCATCGGCGTCGGCGGTCTGTCCGCCCTCGCCCAGATCGTCATGGCGGCGATGATCTCCCCGCGCGAGCGCGGCCGCTACTCCGGCTACCTCGGCGCGACCTTCGCCGTCGCAACCGTCGGCGGTCCGCTGCTCGGCGGCGTCATCACCGACACCTCGTGGCTCGGCTGGCGCTGGTGCTTCTACGTCGGTGTGCCGTTCGCGGTCATCGCGCTCATCGTGCTGCAGAAGACCCTGCACCTGCCCGTCGTGAAGCGGGAAGTCAAGGTGGACTGGGGCGGCGCGTTCTTCATCTCGGCCGCGGTCTCGCTGCTGCTGGTCTGGGTCACCTTCGCCGGTGACAAGTACGACTGGATGTCGTGGCAGACCGCCGCGATGGTCGGCGGCGCGATCCTTCTCGGCGCGGTCTTCGTGCTCGTCGAGTCCAAGGCGAGCGAGCCGATCATCCCGCTGCGGCTGTTCCGCAACCGCACCATCACCCTCTCCTCCCTCGCCTCGCTCTTCGTGGGCGTCGCGATGTTCACCGGCACGGTCTTCTTCAGCCAGTACTTCCAGCTGGCCCGTGACAAGTCCCCGACCATGTCGGGCGTCATGACCATCCCGATGATCGGCGGCCTGTTCGTCGCCTCCACGGTCTCCGGCCAGGTCATCACCAAGACCGGCCGGTGGAAGTACTGGCTGGTCAGCGGCGGCGCCCTGATCACCGCGGGCCTGGGTCTGCTGGGCACCATCCGCTACGACACGACCTACTGGCACGTCGCGATCTTCATGGCGCTGCTGGGCCTCGGCATCGGTATGACGATGCAGAACCTGGTGCTGTCCACGCAGAACCAGGTGGCGCCGTCCGACCTCGGCTCCGCCAGCTCCACGGTGACGTTCTTCCGCTCCCTCGGCGGCGCGATCGGCGTCTCCGCGCTGGGCGCGATCATGTCCACCCGGATCACCGACTACGTCAAGGACGGCCTGGCCGGCCTCGACCCCAAGTACGCGGCCGCGGCGGCCTCTTCCGGCACCGGCACCATCCCGGACATGGACGCCCTGCCCGCCCCGCTGCGCACCCTCCTGGAGAGCGCGTACGGCCACGGCATCGCGGACGTCTTCATGATCGCCTCCGTGCTGGCACTGCTCGCCTTCTTCGTCATGCTGTTCATCAAGGAGGTCCCGCTGCGGACCTCGGGCGCGCTGGCACAGGCGGCCCAGGCCGCGCAGGCCGACGCGGGGGTTCCCGCCGTCGCCGCCGAGCAGGAGGCCCCGGGCCGGGCCGTCCCCGCGACGAACGCCCTGACGAACACCTCGGCGGACACCGAGCCCGCGCCGGAGGGCACCCAGCGACTCGCCGCCGTCGCCACGGCGACGAGGGAGAGCGCCCCGGCGCCCGCCGGCGGGATCCCGGTCCGCGGTCACGTCCGCGGCGCCGAGAGCGCGCCGGTGCCGCGGGCCGCGGTCACGCTGATCTCGCTCGCGGGACGGCAACTGGGCCGGTCGGTCGCACAGGCCGACGGCTCCTACGCGGTGGACGCGCCCGGCACGGGTTCGTACGTCCTGATCGCCTCCGCCGACGGCTTCCAGCCGCAGGCCTCGACGATCGTCGTGAACGGCGAGCCGGTGGCGTACGACATCCTGCTGAGCGGCACGAGCGGGCTGAGCGGGCTCGTGCGGGCCGCCATCACCGGGACCCCGGTCAAGGACGCCATGGTCATCGTGACCGATGTGCGCGGCGACGTGCTGGCCACCGGGACCACCGGTGAGCAGGGCGAGTTCGCCTTCGCCGAGCTGGTGCCCGGACCGGTGACCGTCGCCGTGAACGCGGCGGGACACCGTCCGCAGGCGCTGCCCGTCGAGGTCGGCGGCGCCGGGGTCACCCGGGTCGAGGTCGAACTCCGCGCCGGCGCCGAGCTCCAGGGTGTCGTCAGGGCGCCCGGCGGCCCGCTGCCGGACGCGCGGGTCACGCTGGTCGACGCGGCCGGCAACGTGATCGGCACGGCGCGCACCGGCACGGACGGCGCGTACGCCTTCACCGACCTGGACGGCGGCGAGTACACGGTCATCGCGACGGGCTACCCGCCGGTGGCCACCGCGCTGACCGTCGGCGGTCGCGGTGTCGACGACCACGACATCGAACTCGCCCACCCCGGCGAGTAA
- a CDS encoding YceI family protein — MGLTARIRTRDGWAVSHAVVTVTDMTGTQVLRAEADAEGAVRDAGALTPGAYTVIVTAVGYAPAASSAIVTAGGRAEVGTVVLARQGGTELPPPGPWTVDPAHSSVGAVAQHLGISSVHGRFTAFSATIEIAPDEVAKSRVEAVIQAASIDTGNAMRDGHLRSPDFLDVETYPLITYRSTGLTPAGSDRWTVHGELTLHGVVRPVDLDLAYLGTGADPWGGTRAAFRATAQLHREDFAMNYNQVVQAGISAIGTTLKVELDVQAVQGAALPQM, encoded by the coding sequence ATGGGACTGACCGCACGGATTCGTACGCGGGACGGATGGGCCGTGTCGCACGCGGTCGTCACGGTGACCGACATGACCGGGACACAGGTGCTGCGGGCGGAGGCGGACGCCGAGGGCGCCGTCCGGGACGCCGGTGCGCTGACGCCCGGCGCGTACACCGTGATCGTCACCGCGGTCGGGTACGCGCCCGCCGCCTCCAGCGCGATCGTCACGGCGGGCGGCCGTGCCGAGGTCGGCACCGTGGTCCTCGCCCGGCAGGGCGGCACCGAGCTGCCGCCGCCCGGCCCGTGGACCGTCGATCCCGCCCACTCCTCGGTGGGGGCCGTCGCCCAGCACCTGGGCATCTCCAGCGTGCACGGCAGGTTCACCGCCTTCTCGGCCACCATCGAGATCGCCCCGGACGAGGTGGCCAAGTCCCGGGTGGAGGCGGTGATCCAGGCGGCCTCCATCGACACCGGCAACGCGATGCGTGACGGCCATCTGAGGTCCCCCGACTTCCTGGACGTCGAGACGTACCCGCTGATCACCTACCGGTCCACCGGCCTGACCCCGGCCGGCTCCGACCGCTGGACCGTCCACGGCGAGCTCACCCTGCACGGCGTCGTACGCCCGGTGGACCTGGACCTCGCCTACCTGGGCACGGGCGCGGACCCGTGGGGCGGCACCCGCGCGGCCTTCCGGGCGACGGCACAACTCCACCGCGAGGACTTCGCGATGAACTACAACCAGGTCGTCCAGGCGGGCATCTCCGCGATCGGCACCACGCTGAAGGTGGAGCTGGACGTGCAGGCGGTGCAGGGCGCGGCGTTGCCCCAGATGTGA
- a CDS encoding PPOX class F420-dependent oxidoreductase: MAPNIATNTSVSRDELLDFVRPRHRAILLTRRADGSPQGSPLTCGVDDAGRVVVSTYPERAKTRNAKRDERVSLIVLSDEWNGPWVQIDGTAEVIDPPDSVEPLVEYYRNIAGEHPDWDEYRAAMLKQGKAIIRITPEKWGPVATGGFPARLASQE; the protein is encoded by the coding sequence ATGGCACCGAACATCGCGACGAACACCTCCGTATCCCGCGACGAACTGCTCGACTTCGTCCGCCCCCGCCACCGCGCCATCCTGCTCACCCGCCGGGCCGACGGCAGCCCCCAGGGCTCGCCGTTGACCTGCGGGGTCGACGACGCGGGCCGCGTCGTCGTCTCGACGTACCCCGAGCGCGCCAAGACCCGCAACGCCAAGCGGGACGAGCGGGTCAGCCTGATCGTGCTGAGCGACGAGTGGAACGGGCCGTGGGTCCAGATCGACGGCACCGCCGAGGTCATCGACCCGCCGGACTCCGTCGAACCGCTCGTCGAGTACTACCGGAACATCGCGGGCGAGCACCCGGACTGGGACGAGTACCGCGCGGCGATGCTCAAGCAGGGGAAGGCGATCATCCGGATCACCCCCGAGAAGTGGGGTCCGGTCGCGACGGGCGGTTTCCCGGCGCGTCTGGCGTCGCAGGAGTAG
- a CDS encoding TetR/AcrR family transcriptional regulator yields MVRAAGRAERPARTSVWLEGKAPRGGAARGGGQPSGLDRDRITEVTVRLLDAEGMARFSMRRLAAELNVTAMSVYWYVDTKDDLLELALDAVFGELGLPDAESGEDWRDQLRSVATGYRALLVRHPWVSPLIGTFLNIGPHSMAFSLCVQKVVRSTGLPPHGQMGALSAVFQFVYGFGTIEGHFVQRCASAGMSQEEYFRQAMSTISEQPQFSANFESAADLMEARGGDTVEEMRERDFTFALETLIAGIETMVARGADTP; encoded by the coding sequence ATGGTGAGGGCAGCCGGCCGGGCCGAGCGTCCGGCGCGGACCAGTGTCTGGCTGGAGGGAAAGGCCCCCCGGGGCGGTGCGGCACGCGGCGGTGGTCAGCCCTCGGGGCTCGACCGGGACCGGATCACCGAGGTCACGGTACGGCTGCTGGACGCCGAGGGGATGGCGCGGTTCTCCATGCGACGGCTGGCCGCCGAACTGAACGTCACCGCGATGTCCGTGTACTGGTACGTGGACACCAAGGACGACCTGCTCGAACTCGCCCTCGACGCGGTCTTCGGCGAACTGGGGCTGCCCGACGCCGAGTCGGGCGAGGACTGGCGGGACCAGCTGCGGTCCGTGGCCACCGGCTACCGCGCGCTGCTGGTCCGGCACCCCTGGGTGTCACCGCTCATCGGCACGTTCCTGAACATCGGCCCGCACTCCATGGCCTTCTCGCTCTGCGTCCAGAAGGTGGTCCGCAGCACGGGCCTGCCCCCGCACGGCCAGATGGGCGCGCTCTCGGCGGTCTTCCAGTTCGTGTACGGCTTCGGCACCATCGAGGGCCACTTCGTGCAGCGCTGCGCCTCGGCGGGCATGAGCCAGGAGGAGTACTTCCGCCAGGCCATGAGCACGATCAGTGAACAGCCGCAGTTCTCGGCCAACTTCGAGAGCGCCGCGGACCTGATGGAGGCCCGCGGCGGCGACACGGTCGAGGAGATGCGCGAACGGGACTTCACGTTCGCCCTGGAGACACTGATCGCGGGCATCGAGACCATGGTGGCCCGCGGCGCGGACACGCCCTAG